A stretch of DNA from Sander lucioperca isolate FBNREF2018 chromosome 8, SLUC_FBN_1.2, whole genome shotgun sequence:
GGTAACCTCTGTGATCTGAATTAGTGAGAGGCCCAAACTTAGGCTACACAGACCCCTAGTGATTGATCCTTCAAAGCTTCTGCTTACCTCTGATGTCTCCACCAGCACAAAAGGCTTTCCCACCTGCTCCTCTGACGATCACAATGTCAGTCTCATTGTCATTTTCCCATTTCTAGAATCACAAAAAGGTTTTCATCACAAAACAAATCCTGTGTTAATGTCATGTGTCACTATCTGGTCTCTGCATTATTTTGAGGTTTAGGTTTAAACTTTCAAAACGGAAGCTCCAAGAAATTGAAACTATTCAAAACACCAAAACGTAATATAAAGACCTTTCTCTCATTTGATGAATGGGGTCTGTTAGGATTGGTCTTCAGAGGAGTCAAGGCTTCCaggcaaaaaactaaacaagcgAGTGGCACATAATGCATTTTGGGATATTTAAAACCACAAATGATTCAACAGTTGTGTCCTCTGATTTGTATGCGATGGGAGGAATGACtgttagagctgaagatctttgcctgaACCCAACGGGACACGACATGTCCGGTCTTACTTTCTAGCAtattacacgggctcgggcaggGCTCGGGCTTTGCGCTCCGGGTTCGTGTGGTAAACGAgtggtcaggtgatgcgtttcgattagcgcaaaaattggatgctgaggaggtgaaacggaggctggcctctggaggacttattttatttctttgttccaacttctaAGTGGCCTATAGCTTCCGtcagtcatgaataaatgatgttaagaaatgtataaatgactcattcttgtcAGGCTGTacacgggttcgggcttttaaaaagctgtcaatgaaaatgtacttgtcaggcctaacttttaaggccaGATTACAGCTCTAATGACTTAGAAataattttgtgtgtgtcttttggtCAAACCATAGGATTGTTTTAGTAGTTTGGTGAGTAATTACATTcctatgtatatactgtagtttGTAAAAGGGATTTTGAAGGGATTTTTGAGTATAAGTATGTAACTGTTAACAAGTCTTGAAAAGGTTTTTGAGCAAATCTGTCCAACTCTCAATAACCTTGTGACATTGACAATGTCAAaacagtgactaacgtttcgatgtagagttacatcttcatcagaTGACTCAGaggactctgatgaagatgtaactCTACATCAAAACGTTAGTCACTGTTTTGCACCTTAAGTAATAAAACTATCAAGTAAGAAGATATCTGTGTTGCATCGGctatttttttgttactttgtaACTGTTAACAAGTCTTGAAAAGGTTTTTCAGCAAATCTGTCCAACTCTCAATAACCTTGTGACATTGACAATGTCAAACTAAGTGAGACCGGCAGCCATCCACGATCAGTAACACGCTGCTACAGTATAATAAATTACACTTGGAACAATCGAGGCCGAGACATTTGACCCCTTTGGAGTTAGCATCAACCAAGCTTTCCACGTACCTTGAGCTGCGGGTAGATCTGACGGATCATGGGCAGGTTGAGTGCATTCAGGACTTTGGGTCTGTTTATGGTGATCACACCTGCGCTGCCCACTTTCTCCAGAAGAACCCCCGGTTCAACCTGACTCGACATCTGATTCAAAAGAGAGACACAATTGTGTAAAAATCTTTACAGCACAGCACACTGTAATAAACTCTGAAATAGCTGCATCACTCCAACTGATTTAAATAGTTAACTTAGTATAATTGCTTTGATAGACTAAAGAAAATACTTTGATTGAAACTGAATGTTACTAATGACTTAGCATCACTTCAATACAATATAACTATAATAGAGTGATACTTAGGCAACCTAAAGCTGAAAAACAGCCTTTAGTATTAAGACGTAAATGAAAGAAGAGAGTTCCGGCAGACATAACAGGTACTTGGAGAGAACACTGCATCCATACACTGGCATGCTAACAATGCCGGCTGATACTAGTTCAAATGCAATATAAAAACTGCTCCACTTTTAATTCTGCTTCCAATACTTGGCTGACAGAGGAATTTCAATTTTTGACATGAAAAGAACGACATGTTGCAAACTGTTATGAATCGGCATTTTTAGTGAGTCTagggaaaaaaaagtacaaagttGTGCTGTAAAGAAAACCATATAATTGCATCCCTACAATCCTCACTATACTGGAGACCTTTAGAAGCTACAATACaacatgtatgtacagtacatgagaGGGGGTTGCTCACCATGTGGCCCTGGATTCGCTGCAGTCTGCAGACGGACCTCAGTCTGGAAGAAACAGTAGTGGTCAACATTATTAACTCTACAGGGTGGACACATAGCATCCAAACATTTGATTTCACAGCCTCAGAATGAATTAACGTATCAATTTATGTCAAATTCACACATTAACATAGGGGAGTTGACCTCAGACTCCCTGTAAGTTCAACCATTTACTATCACGATATTATTACTTAATTTACATTCATACAGTAGATAGCATCCTAGTGACATTCTTCAACCTTTGCCAACATGTCTGACATGTTATAAGCTAATGTCAGGAAACTATAACGTAACGTTAGTATACGTTCGTGAGAAATACCGTCACTTGCCACATACCTGTAAGCGGATGTCAAAACGGTTAAGGACATTATTATCTTGACTTTTGTCCTGTGGCTGCACTTTTAGGTACAGCTTCTTTGCTCTTTCCTCTGAACTTTTTCTGCGTTTACTTCCTGAAAGAGACACCGAGGTACTCCTGATTGGTCGTTGTGGTGACGTCATGGTGGGCGTACGCACCACCGAGGGAGATTTAGACCGCGCTGTGTTTCTGCCACACTGCCACCTACTGTGCAGAGGAGGCACCCTCACGCCCTGGATGGacgatagatggatggatggatggatggatggatttttcactatttaatattttctttgtcCACTCCTCTGGAAAAACAATGCATTTATTCAATTACTGTACCTAGCTTTTGGAGGTAGTCTACTTGCACTTAACTTGAGTATTCCATTTTACCTCACTACATTTCACAGGAAAATGTTGTTCTCTCTTTTTTAGCTTCCTAACAGTATATGAAATTTTATTGAAATTTATTGAAAATAATTCTCGTACAGGATATAAAATCCTCTATTCCAGACTCAAGTAAcacaaaactatatatatatatatatatagtaatattcacattttaacatgttgTTTTCATAAAACATTAATTTCATGATTGAAATTTCTAACAATTCATAAATAAGTTACATAaatcaacatggcatcatgactttgcgtaaacatacacgccactttcaaCATCTGACAAgctttataattatacattacaccttttgacaggcaaaatgcaTCCAACCTATTCTTAAAAGAATTAATTGAAGGGGAACACACAACTTCTTCTGGAAGCTTGTTTCATGATTTTACTGCACGGAGTGCGAAAaaattctttctcttttcagacaGGCATGTTCTAGGGTAAAGTTTTAAAGAATTCCCTCGTGTCTCATACCTATTTCTCCAAAACTGAAAGATAGGGCTCAACTGTTACATCATATATTCCCTGTACAAGCTTATACACCTGAATCATATCACTTCTGTATCTCCTATGAGAGTTGGTAAACTTAATTTTCTCAATCTATCATCATATGACATATTTTTCATTCCTGGAATTGATTTAGTACCTCTTCTCTGGACCCTTTCAATTGtttctatatattttaatttatatggACACCAGACTGAGCTAGCATATTTAAGATGGGATCTTACCAGAGTTTTGTACAGTGGTAAAAATATATCCTTGCGTACATTTTGAAAAGTTCTTTTTATTATTGCAATCttagatgtttatttttttactttatgaAGTAGCCTAGTTAAATGAGCTTTGCCTCTATCAGCTTCATCAGTGATAATATAACAACATTTTGGCAGGGTAAgtacatttatattattatagccTACTATAATATGCTATACtatactttaacttaagtacaATTATGAATGCAGAGCTTTGAGTATTTTAATCAACccattgttacttttacttaagtaaaggatctgaatgtAGGCTCTCTTTCACCACTTACTGCAAATACTGTGCAAGtttataacatttttaaattcaaGATCAAGAAATGGTGGCAAGGGTGGATATCAACATGTACAAGTGTTTGATTGCACAGGCTATCAAAATGAGATTAGAGTGACTGCACTGGCAGCTTCAGGGTGTGATGTCGACCTTCCCTAGGTAAATAAAGAGCACACCTTAACATTAGTCAGAGTACCAAATAAGAAGAATGGAgacaaaatcaaataaaaaaacaaaacattgcatCGTTACTAGCTGTATCATACACAGAAAGCACTTTGTTTCTCACAAAGACAATCATGGATACAATAATGTCTGAAATGTGTCTCATACAACAAAGTTTTGAAATGTCAAGAAAAGTTTAATTGCATCATATCATGTCAAAAGGTCATAACATGGCTAATCTAAAATCATTTTCAAACATCCAGCATTGTTGGATCCTGGATGGTGTCAGGAGAGAGTCAGAGACTCTGAATACTTTTTAGTATAAATGCAGGTGTTTGATATCAATCATTTGTTGAGGATTATGTGAATAAACATTTAGACAGTAACATATTGATTATAATATATAGTAGCAGGATGAAGGTTTCCAGGTGCCATCTTGTCTTGTTCCTCCTCCTATTCCAGGAATCTTTATCTAGTCTGAGTCGCTGCTGCAGGAGCTGCTGGAGGACTACAGAAGGGATAAACATACCACAGACATCAGTGAATCACTTCAATCATCTACAAATCAATATGGAACTTAAATTATAGCTGTTTTGTCTACATACTTAAATTTGAGAACATCAAAATGATAGTCTGCCATTCAGTGCAAAGGATTTGGAATAATTTgctaatactggaccaatgtacAGCATCTCTGTGATGTGCTGTGATTAGTTGACATTATTGCACAacttttttgttgtatttttcacAGTTTGAATTCTAAATACAATCTAATTTCTGGAGCAAACAAACCAACATGTAAGAATCATATTTGAGAAAATGACTGAATCTTACCCCCCGAGAGTGATTTCCTTTCTTGTGACATCGCTCATGCCTGTGACCATTCCTGTGCCTGTGCTTGTGCTTGTGGCCGTGTCCATGGCCATGTCCGTGGCCCTCGCCATGGCACTCTCCATGGCCCGGTCCATGTCCTTGGCCGTTTCCATAACCAGGTCCAGGTCCATATCCATGTCCTTGGCCTGGACCATAACCAGGTCCAGGTCCATATCCCTGTCCTTGACCTGGACCATAACCAGGTCCAGGTCCATATCCAAGTCCTTGGCCCTGACCATAACCAGGTCCAGGTCCGTGTCCCTGTTGGCCTCCGTGTGGACCGTAGGGCTGAGGAGGGTAGTTTGGTCGTGGGACAGTGCCTGGAGGATATTGAGGGTATCCCCCTGGCATCTGCTGAGGATTGTTTGGATAACCAGGAGGGTACTGGTTTCCTAAACATAAGAAAAGAGAAATCAGTTAGTTAATACATAGCAAAGGTGATTATCAAAAATGTAAAGCACATTCATTATAATTGAAGGTGGTTGTGTGATTTACCTTGGTTCTGTCCGTACATTTTGAAACCGTAGGTTAGATCCTGAAAGCAAAAAAGAACAAcactttaaacaaatcaacacagTTTGTCTTTTACCACACATATACAATCATGTATCTGTTTTAAGAACCGTAGAGAGCTGCAAGTCCTCAGCAGAGTTTCAGAGGTGAACTTACTGTGTGCTGGAGAGCAGATCCACAGACACAGCCGTCACCTGCTGCTCCTTTATATGTGCAGTCAACCTTATCAACTTTACATCACTGTGGGCGGTGCCTGAGtgacacctgtgtgtgtgtgtgtgtgtgtgtgtgtgtgtgtgtgtgtgtgtgtgtgtgtgtgtgtgtgtgtgtgtgtgtgtgtctgtgtgtctgtgtgtgtgtgtgtgtgtgtgtgtgtgtgtgtgtgtgtgtgtgtgtgtgtgtgtgtgtgtgtgtgtctgtgtgtctgtgtgtgtgtgtgtgtgttggatcatttccagtttctacaATGTGAGGATGtttctgcatcgagtacttttacttttaatagttTGAGTacattaacctgatgatatcgaCATACTTTTTCTACTACATTTTCAAGGAAGGGCTTTTACTGTTAAGCATAtgtctacagtgtggtattagtacttttacttaaataaaggatctaaataattcttccaccactggatagAAGAATTAAACccacagagggagagggaaaaaatGGATTTGAACATTTTCCTTTTGAATTTGTACGGTTATTCTTTtgcataaccattgcctaatagGTACATATTCAAGCTATGGGGCTTTACAAGGCCTGCTTTTTACTATGTTTCTCTTCTGCTTTTGAAAGTGAAGTCAGATTTTTAGGGAGTCACATCTCAATTCTTAAGGAGGAAAGTTTTCTGCATATCAAGTCTCAAGACCTTATTTTTGAGTTGAGTACATATCTGAAGTGCACAGTTTCACTGATTGATGTTAGAAAATGTATAAGATGTGTTTCTTGGATTTATGAGGAAGGAGTAAGGCTTGGTCCAATGAAGAATTAACAATAAAGGtttaataaacaaaatgatgaaaatgacaTGACAAAGACAATATACACTCCTCCCGTCTGAAGTCCCATAAAACAGTCCAATCATTCTAAGTTTCCCAAATATATTCCCTTGAAGTTGAGGGTTGTTCCTCAAATGAAAACTCTCCCTATTGGTCACATGTTTTCTCAAGATAAGGCGCACCGCTGAATTCTGGTTACTCCAGGTCAAGATGAAAGGTTTGTAACGTGTGGATGTCAATTCTTTCCAAGCCTTACAGAAATACACATACCTTTGTTCTAATCAAGTCTGCGACAGAAGGGGATGACTCTTGTAATGGCGAAATTTCTGTTAACATGATTCTCTAtatatttttctgatttatttgttttatgctTATGCTGAAAGGGAGTTCATCTCATTTCCACATGTAGAATCTGATTCTAACTAAGTGAGAATCACAAAGTCTGGAACATAATGTGAGCACTGTttgtctgaacagataggggctacaaggtcaccctaaaacTATCTCTCCTAATACATTTAGTTCTCCCATGCCAGTTGAGATGCAACTGGGGGGTGAAAGTCGTACAGGGGGAAGGAGGTGAAATGGCTCCAAGAtgtctcttgtgttttttgattgtcttcatgtgtatcagattgtctgtgagaaatgtagagtcataataagccaagtgcgtgtgtgctgtcactctgaagatgtatttaagttcagtgtttctgttcactcatttgAAGAGACCTTTCACACTAGTGCTGCGTGCCTTTTGTGAACCGTATGCTTCCTTGTCAACTTGcaagtttataataaaatacaaaaacctaacttggtttagtctacgactgttcttttatttttgtttcacaattctattttctttccaaaacatctacacctgctgcaAAGAAAACTTCCACCTGTATGCTAAATGATAGACATGACTCATCAGCACAACAACACTCTGCAGTTTGTGAGCTGCAAAGTACATCTGTGAATACCTCAAAACATAAAAGTACATTGGTATCATATATTAAAACCCAACATTGATCAGCAACATTTGTTTTGAGGAATTCATCTAAATTGAAAAAATGCTTTTATTtccatacagtatatgcactgTGTTTAATATTTGGCTGAGAGCACAAACCAATATAAAGCAAGCCAGGTAAAGTTCATGGCCAAATACATTCACTGAAGACACATCCAGTCAAGTTAATACCATAGAACCATGATTTATTCTAAAGGAAAATGGTAGTGAAGTGAGGGACAGGGATATAAGGCAACATGGACATGTGTTTAATTTACTTTATGAACCAGAGCACACTAACTGGGCGTCGAGGAGTAGCTCTGATGGATGAGCTGTCCTGGAATGTCAACACAGAAAGTAATTCAGAGAATTAAAGGTGTTACTTTATCTGATAGATTCAACTCTGAAAACACAATTGAAGTGTTTAAATGTCCATAAAGGGCTACATGTAGACATTGGTAGGCTAACTGCGATTCATTAACCTTTTTTTAGAGCGGGAAGTTGGCAGAGCAGACACATGTTTCAGCAATGCCTTGCACCACCTCCTACTGCATCAGGATTAGTTTTCCTGTTAGCTTGAGTATTTCTTGAGTGTGCAGTCTGACAGTTGCTAGAGGGAAAGAAACAGAGAGGATTCAAACCTGCAACCTTTAACCTGGCAAAAATATACAAACTGTAGACTGTCAGAATGAATCAGTTGCACTGCAAGGACATATGGCCTGTCCCAATGTGTACAGCATATGGGGCTGGGCACTCAGATATTCATTATATCCCGAATTATTCTCTGGAGAACAAATTACTTACCAAAGCTCCAGTCTTTTGCCCTTTGACCACTATTGCTGTCTCTGACACACCTGACTTTTTCTTAAGTGTAAGGTAAGGTGTGGAGGTGAGGAATGTTTTGAAAGGTTTTTATTCTGTACGTGAATGTTCTCAATGTATGATTATGTCGTCAAATATCATGAGCTTGTGTGAGTTTATTGTTTAGCTGAGGTGCAGGGACAGATGACTGCAAAAGCACATAGTGTCTCTATTCGGTCACAGATGTGTTTGACAACAGGATCACAAGACAAGACAATGTAACTGGTTTAGTCAATAGATGCTGAAAAGCTAGTTTTAACTCCTCAGGGGATTTCCTAATGTTTGAACCAGGCCTTGAAGCTAGTATGTGCATGTTGGAGGATTAGAAGAACACAGACTATATGGTCTATTCTCCCCACAACAAGAGTTAGGATTAAATTACAAAGTAAagatatatacagatatattatttttcaaatattccTGTGGATCTGTCAAAAACTGTGCACTTCACATTTGTACTCAACTCAAAAataaagacttgagacttgatgTACAGATAACTTTCATCCTAAAGACTTGACTTAAGAATTGAGATGTGACTCCCTAAAAATCTGACTTCACTTTCAAAAGCAGAAGAGAAACAAGAAGCAGGCCTTGTAAAGCCGCATGCTGAGTTATGAGGAAAATGTTCCAAATAAACAGGTATGTCAAACATGCTGTGCAGAGGACAAAAGGAattacaaagaaacacacagcttatgtgaaatgttttgtgtgcatttgaCCAGATCCTACCTGTAGATATCTCAAAATGTTCACAACACCACTACGAGTATTACAAATAACATGTGATTGCTATAACAAACATGCAGTATTCTTCTTGTAAACATAgctacatgtacatgtacttatGGTACAGATTATACACATTGCCCCTCacataaatatattatttatatatatttgccctttggtgtgtgtgtgtgtgtgtgtgtgtgtgtgtgtgtgtgtgtgtgtgtgtgtgtgtgtgagaatttgTATGATCGCACTTGTATGTCTTGTTTAGTTTTGTTGATTGTCTTGTTGTGTATTCTTATTTCTATTTatgctttgttttaaatgtaaagcactttgggtttacgtgtaatgaaaggtgctatacaattaaatttgacattgacaattaattcattttcaaaaatgtaacagtgacgCTATTGAGTTTGCCCAGGATTATTGTCATTGTTGCTTATCTGGTGCCACATGatgacaaagacaaaaatagttatgttataaaaagtaacaaaatctgAAGTGTATGTTTACACACTTTACGGAGAgaaaaaatgtttgtgtgagTTTAGGCTCTGCCCCTGCTGATGACCAATCTGAGGTGTGGCTTTACGTGTATATAAAGGCAGAGCCAGCTGACTGCTGTATCTGTGGATCTGTACTCCAGCACACGGTGAGTTCACTAGAACCTTTCTAAGCATAGAACATGTGTGTTTGCTTACATGTATTTCCTTTGTTGACTTTATTGCATTATTTTGTGATCATGTCTATATCATTAAGTCATACCCATGGGTAGTTTTTTCTTTATACAGTCATGTGTGACTTGGCTTTATGGTATTTCTGACCTGCTCTGTCTGTTTGCAACATTTTACAAAGCACACTGACATTTCCAGTTAAGTGGactgcatttgttttgtttctagACAATATAGTATTTTAGGTTTTATAACCGCTTAAATCTGcattttcataaaaagtcatttattttcCTCTGTTAAGAGGGGATTTGTGTGCATTTAAGTGGTTTCTCTCAGTTTCAGGGTTTGGATCTGGATTTTTGAGATGAACTGGAATAACGCAGGTAAATAACTCACTTGTTGTTACCgtcttttacacttttactgaCACCCCATCCCCACCCTTATGTTTAACTTTCTTTATTGAATTTTAAGGATCAGAAATTGACATCAAGTGTATAGAAACTGAATGAGTATATGATGAGAGCGCTACCCCTTGTCTTTGACTAGGAAACCAGTTTCCCCCAGGCTCAGGCTTTTATCCTCAGCCAATGCCAGGAGGATACAATCCTCAATATCCACCAGGCACTGTCCCAA
This window harbors:
- the LOC116053529 gene encoding keratin-associated protein 21-1-like, whose amino-acid sequence is MYGQNQGNQYPPGYPNNPQQMPGGYPQYPPGTVPRPNYPPQPYGPHGGQQGHGPGPGYGQGQGLGYGPGPGYGPGQGQGYGPGPGYGPGQGHGYGPGPGYGNGQGHGPGHGECHGEGHGHGHGHGHKHKHRHRNGHRHERCHKKGNHSRGSSSSSCSSDSD